The Stenotrophomonas sp. BIO128-Bstrain region TGAGCAGGTCCGCGATCGGCGCATTGGCATCGTCGGGCGCGGTGATCACGGTGGCGGTGACGCCGCCGCCTGCCGCTGCAGTCTGCGCGACGCCCAGGCGGGTCGCATCCGGGACCGGCAACCGTGCCACGTTGGACGCGGCGGTCTGTACCCCGAGCGAGGCGGCACGCATGCCGGTACTGGCAATGGACATCACGCTCATCGGTCAACGTTTTCTGCTGTTCCGGCCGCGCCGGCATGGTGCAGCCCTTCACAACCGGTAACGGCCGCATCGGCCATTACTTGAGTCCCGCCCCACCGCACCTGCACGCCCATGGGCCTTCGGGGCGCAGTGGTAGCATACCCCTCTGATTTCAGCGTCTTTTGCCAATGCTCAGCTTCTTCCGCCGCAAAAAGCCCCAGGACGCCCCGCAAGAGGCGGCCAAAACCCAGCATTACTCCACCGAGGAGCTGGCAGCCGCGTTCCCACAGGCCAATCCCCAGCCTGCAGAACCGCCGGCGCCTGCGCCGCTGCCGCCGGCAGCGGAAGCCCCGGTGCCTGCCGTCGCGCCGACTGCCCCCGCAGAGCGCGTGATCGCGCCGACCCCGGAGGTTCCCGCCCCGGCAGTTCCGACGCCTGTAGTTTCGACCCCGGTCGTGCCGGCCCCCGTTGTACCTGCGCCCGTGGTCGCACCGCTTGCCGCCCCGCCGCCGGTCGCGCCGGCACCTGTAGTGACCGCACCGGTTGTCCCGGCTCCGGCTGCTCCTGCACCTGTCGTCGCGGCGCCGGCTCCAGCAGCTCCCGTGGAGGACCGCGCGGCACCGGCCGCACCGAGCCCGGCACCGGCCGCCCCGGTGAGCGCGCCTGCGCCAGCGGTCGTCGCGCCGCCGGTGGCTGCTCCGGCCGTGCCCGCCTCGCTCGCTCCGGCCGTCCCGGCAGCTCCGGCACCCCCGGCTGCTCCGATCATCGTGACCGAGCGCCCGTCCTCCCAGGACATCGCCCCCGCCGCGGCCGGCAAGAGCGGCTGGCGCGAGCGCCTGCGCAACAGCGTGATCGCCCGCAGCTTCGGCGGCCTGTTCTCGCGCAATCCCAAGCTCGATGATGACCTGCTCGATGAGCTGGAAACTGCGCTGATCACCGCCGATGTCGGCGTCGGTGCGACCACCGCGCTGGTGGAAGGCCTGCGCAAGCGCATGAAGGCGCGCGAGTTCGCCGATGCCAATGCGCTGCTCACCGCGCTGCGCGCCGAGCTGATCGCCATCCTGCAGCCGGTCGCCAAGCCGCTGGTGATCGACCGCACCGCCAAGCCGTTCGTGGTGCTCACCGTCGGCGTCAACGGCGTCGGCAAGACCACCACCATCGGCAAGCTGGCCAAGCGCTTCAAGGACGACGGGCACAGCCTGATGCTGGCCGCCGGCGATACCTTCCGTGCCGCCGCTGTCGCGCAGCTGCAGGCGTGGGGCGAGCGCAACGGCGTGGCCGTGGTCGCCCAGGGCCAGAATGCCGACGCGGCCTCGGTCGCCTTCGATGCGCTGCAGGCCGGCAAGGCGCGCGGCACCGAAGTGCTGATCGCCGATACCGCCGGCCGCCTGCATACCCAGGCTGGCCTGATGAACGAGCTGGGCAAGATCCGCCGCGTGCTCGGCAAGATCGATGCCAATGCACCGCACGAAGTGCTGATGGTCATCGATGGCACCACCGGGCAGAACGCGCTCTCGCAGCTGCGTCAGTTCCATGCCGCGGTCAACGTGACCGGGCTGGTGGTGACCAAGCTGGACGGCACCGCCAAGGGCGGCGTGGTGTTCGCGCTGGCCCGCGAGTTCGGCATTCCGATCCGCTTCTGCGGCATCGGCGAGCGCCCGGAAGACCTGCGCGTGTTCGATCCGGAAGCCTTTGTCGACGCCCTGCTGCCCGAAGCACTCGGCGCCTGATCACCGCCGGGCCAGGCAGCGGCTTCACTTGTAGAGCCACCCCATGGGTGGCTGCTTCACCTCCGGGACCGGTCTCCCCGGCTGCCGATGCAGCCACGCATGGCGTGGCTCCCGTCCTTCTCCGGAATCTGCATGACCCGCCAGCCTCCCGCCAGCGCCGTATTGCCTGCCGACGATGTGTTCGTTTCCCGGCTGCTGCACTGGTTCGATGACCATGGCCGGCACGACCTGCCCTGGCAGCACCCGCGCTCGCCGTACCGGGTGTGGCTGTCGGAGATCATGCTGCAGCAGACCCAGGTCAGCACGGTCATCCCGTACTTCCTGAAGTTCCTGGACGTATTCCCGACCCTGCCCGACCTGGCCGCAGCCAGCAATGATGCGGTGATGGCGCAGTGGGCGGGGCTGGGCTACTACGCGCGTGCACGCAACCTGCATGCCGCAGCGCAGCGCTGCGTCGAGCTGCATGGCGGCGAGCTGCCGCGTGATTTCGATGCCCTGCATGCGCTGCCGGGCATCGGCCGCAGCACCGCCGGCGCAATTCTCAGCCAGGCCTGGAATGATCGGTTCGCGATCCTGGATGGCAACGTCAAACGCGTGTTGACCCGCTATCACGGCATCGAGGGCTTCCCCGGCCTGCCGGCGATCGAGAAGCAACTGTGGGCGGTCGCCGAGGCGCATGCAGCGCAGGTGCCCGCGACCCGCATGGTCGATTACACCCAGGCGCAGATGGACCTGGGCGCCAGCGTGTGCAGCCGCAGCAGGCCTGCCTGCGTGATCTGTCCGCTGCAGGCGACCTGCGTTGCACGGCGCGAAGGCCGTACCGATCAGCTGCCGACACCGAAGCCGGGCAAGACCCTGCCCGAACGCGAGGCGGTGGCGCTGCTGCTGCGCGATGCGCGCGGCCGTGTGCTGCTGCAGAAGCGGCCGGACACCGGCATCTGGGCGCAGCTGTGGACCCTGCCCCAGGCTGACAGCGGCATCGCCCTGCAGGACTGGTTCGATGCGCATATCGAGGGCTCGCTGGACGATGCCGAGCCGCTGCCGGTGCTGGAGCACACCTTCAGCCACTACCGGCTGCATCTGCAGGTACTGGTGGCGACGGTTCAGGGCTCGCGCGGCGAGGATGCCGGCGTACGCTGGGTCGCTGCCGAAGAGCTGGAAAAGCTGGGCCTGCCCGCACCGATCCGCAAGCTGCTCCAGACCGGTGCACCGCCCGCTCAGCCCAAGCGCCGTACAATGCGGCGCGCAGCAACATCCCAAGACAACGAGTAACGCTATGCCCCGCACCGTTTTCTGCCAGTACGAACAACGCGACGCCGAAGGCCTGGACT contains the following coding sequences:
- the ftsY gene encoding signal recognition particle-docking protein FtsY, translated to MLSFFRRKKPQDAPQEAAKTQHYSTEELAAAFPQANPQPAEPPAPAPLPPAAEAPVPAVAPTAPAERVIAPTPEVPAPAVPTPVVSTPVVPAPVVPAPVVAPLAAPPPVAPAPVVTAPVVPAPAAPAPVVAAPAPAAPVEDRAAPAAPSPAPAAPVSAPAPAVVAPPVAAPAVPASLAPAVPAAPAPPAAPIIVTERPSSQDIAPAAAGKSGWRERLRNSVIARSFGGLFSRNPKLDDDLLDELETALITADVGVGATTALVEGLRKRMKAREFADANALLTALRAELIAILQPVAKPLVIDRTAKPFVVLTVGVNGVGKTTTIGKLAKRFKDDGHSLMLAAGDTFRAAAVAQLQAWGERNGVAVVAQGQNADAASVAFDALQAGKARGTEVLIADTAGRLHTQAGLMNELGKIRRVLGKIDANAPHEVLMVIDGTTGQNALSQLRQFHAAVNVTGLVVTKLDGTAKGGVVFALAREFGIPIRFCGIGERPEDLRVFDPEAFVDALLPEALGA
- the mutY gene encoding A/G-specific adenine glycosylase; amino-acid sequence: MTRQPPASAVLPADDVFVSRLLHWFDDHGRHDLPWQHPRSPYRVWLSEIMLQQTQVSTVIPYFLKFLDVFPTLPDLAAASNDAVMAQWAGLGYYARARNLHAAAQRCVELHGGELPRDFDALHALPGIGRSTAGAILSQAWNDRFAILDGNVKRVLTRYHGIEGFPGLPAIEKQLWAVAEAHAAQVPATRMVDYTQAQMDLGASVCSRSRPACVICPLQATCVARREGRTDQLPTPKPGKTLPEREAVALLLRDARGRVLLQKRPDTGIWAQLWTLPQADSGIALQDWFDAHIEGSLDDAEPLPVLEHTFSHYRLHLQVLVATVQGSRGEDAGVRWVAAEELEKLGLPAPIRKLLQTGAPPAQPKRRTMRRAATSQDNE